The following are from one region of the Noviherbaspirillum sedimenti genome:
- a CDS encoding chemotaxis protein CheW, giving the protein MNALVQTDGRRAAPALASAQQLIAEKAQYLTFMLGGEVFAIGILAIKEIIEYRGLTEVPMMPDCIRGVINLRGAVVPVMDLSARFGKHASEIGKRTCIVIVEVDTGEERQDIGVIVDAVNAVLEIAASEIEPPPAFGARIRTDFIQGMGKVDGKFVILLNVNHVLSVDEVGVLAEMGASVQASQAAAASA; this is encoded by the coding sequence ATGAATGCACTTGTTCAGACTGATGGCAGGCGGGCTGCGCCGGCGCTTGCCTCGGCACAGCAGCTTATCGCGGAGAAGGCCCAGTACCTGACATTCATGCTCGGCGGCGAGGTATTCGCCATCGGCATTCTGGCGATCAAGGAAATCATCGAATATCGCGGCTTGACCGAGGTGCCGATGATGCCGGACTGTATCCGCGGCGTGATCAATCTGCGCGGCGCGGTGGTGCCGGTGATGGATTTGTCGGCGCGCTTCGGCAAACACGCATCCGAGATAGGCAAGCGCACCTGCATCGTGATCGTCGAAGTCGATACCGGCGAGGAGCGCCAGGACATCGGCGTGATCGTCGATGCGGTCAATGCGGTGCTGGAGATCGCCGCATCCGAGATCGAGCCGCCGCCGGCGTTCGGCGCAAGAATCCGCACCGATTTCATCCAGGGCATGGGCAAGGTCGACGGCAAATTTGTCATCCTTCTCAACGTCAACCATGTGCTGTCGGTGGATGAGGTGGGGGTTCTGGCGGAAATGGGCGCCAGTGTGCAGGCGAGCCAGGCTGCCGCGGCGTCGGCCTAG
- a CDS encoding response regulator, with translation MAKTIMIVDDSVSLRQVVSIALKRAGYDVIEGRDGQDALSKLNGQKVHLIISDVNMPNMDGISFVRALKQMPSYKFTPVIMLTTESQEAKKQEGQAAGAKAWMVKPFKPEQMLGAVQKLVLP, from the coding sequence ATGGCGAAAACCATCATGATCGTGGACGATTCCGTCTCGCTGAGGCAGGTCGTCAGTATCGCGCTGAAACGCGCGGGTTACGATGTGATCGAAGGGCGGGACGGGCAAGATGCCCTTAGCAAGCTCAATGGGCAAAAGGTCCATCTCATCATCAGCGACGTCAACATGCCGAACATGGACGGCATCAGCTTCGTCCGCGCGCTGAAGCAGATGCCGAGCTACAAGTTCACGCCGGTCATCATGCTGACAACCGAATCGCAGGAAGCCAAAAAACAGGAAGGCCAGGCCGCTGGCGCCAAGGCGTGGATGGTGAAGCCCTTCAAGCCGGAGCAGATGCTCGGCGCGGTGCAAAAGCTGGTGCTGCCATGA
- the cheY gene encoding chemotaxis response regulator CheY, protein MANPNTKFLVVDDFSTMRRIVRNLLKELGYTNVDEAEDGSMALAKLRSEQFDFVISDWNMPIMDGLTMLQNIRADAALSKLPVLMVTAEAKKENIIAAAQAGANGYVVKPFTAATLDEKLTKIFEKMDKVGA, encoded by the coding sequence ATGGCTAACCCGAATACCAAATTTTTGGTGGTTGACGATTTTTCGACCATGCGGCGGATCGTGCGCAACCTGCTCAAGGAATTGGGGTACACCAATGTCGACGAAGCCGAAGATGGTTCGATGGCGCTGGCCAAGCTGCGTTCCGAGCAATTCGACTTTGTCATTTCGGACTGGAACATGCCGATCATGGATGGCTTGACCATGCTGCAGAATATCCGCGCCGATGCCGCCTTGTCCAAGCTGCCCGTGCTGATGGTGACCGCGGAAGCCAAGAAGGAAAACATCATCGCCGCGGCCCAGGCCGGTGCCAACGGCTACGTGGTCAAGCCGTTTACGGCGGCGACCCTGGATGAGAAGCTCACCAAGATTTTCGAGAAAATGGACAAGGTGGGCGCTTGA
- a CDS encoding CheR family methyltransferase, translated as MDAMSITDQEFIQFQRFIYDAAGISMSSGKKALVSGRLAKRVRQCNLSSYGEYFRLLASGDAPAEVQTAVDLLTTNETYFFREPKHFDTLREHALAARRRVQTFRVWSAACSTGEEPYSIAMVLADCLANGLWEVLGSDISTRVLQRACTGHYPTERTGHIPPSYLQRFCLKGVGEQQGTLLVARSLRAKVQFMQVNLNAPLPQLGMFDAIFLRNVMIYFNAETKRQVVSRVLSQLKPGGIFCIGHSESLNDITDAVQAIAPSIYRKR; from the coding sequence ATGGACGCCATGAGCATCACCGATCAAGAGTTTATCCAGTTTCAGCGATTTATCTACGATGCTGCCGGCATCAGCATGTCATCCGGCAAAAAAGCCCTGGTCAGCGGGCGCCTCGCCAAGCGCGTGCGGCAATGCAATCTGAGCAGCTACGGCGAGTATTTCCGCCTGCTGGCAAGCGGCGACGCGCCGGCCGAAGTGCAGACGGCGGTCGATCTGCTGACCACCAACGAGACTTACTTCTTTCGCGAGCCGAAGCATTTCGATACGCTGCGGGAGCATGCGCTTGCGGCCCGCAGGCGCGTGCAAACCTTCCGGGTATGGAGCGCGGCTTGCTCGACTGGCGAAGAGCCCTATAGCATCGCGATGGTGCTGGCGGATTGCCTGGCCAACGGTCTTTGGGAGGTGCTCGGTTCGGATATCAGCACTCGCGTGCTGCAGCGCGCCTGCACGGGGCATTATCCAACCGAGCGGACCGGGCATATCCCGCCGTCCTATCTGCAGCGTTTCTGCCTCAAAGGCGTCGGCGAACAGCAAGGCACCCTGCTGGTGGCGCGCAGCCTGCGCGCCAAGGTGCAGTTCATGCAGGTCAACCTGAATGCGCCGCTGCCGCAACTTGGCATGTTCGACGCGATCTTCCTGCGCAACGTGATGATCTACTTCAATGCCGAAACCAAACGCCAGGTGGTGAGCCGCGTGCTGTCGCAATTGAAGCCCGGCGGCATTTTTTGCATCGGCCACTCGGAGAGCCTGAACGACATCACCGATGCGGTGCAAGCGATCGCCCCATCGATTTACCGCAAGCGCTGA
- a CDS encoding methyl-accepting chemotaxis protein yields the protein MHLLFPGALGLAGAAAVLLAGGWSWGAVLVALMLGAAGIAAGMRIAAKQDELVRSLDTYMAQRQRFGGMLVPVWAAQIEASMSQSETAVSELVARFSGIVDKLDQVVLDSGTATASIEDGGDGLVAVFARSEQELGAVIASLKSAMSSKAAMLEKVQGLDRFIEELQRMAADVASIAAQANLLALNAAIEAARVGEAGRGFAVVAKEFRNLSTLSGETGKRIAGKVDVISTAIVATCEAAQESMSNESQSMSVSEAAIDSVLADFRNITDALVRSSSLLKDESIGIKSEVGEALVQLQFQDRISQIMSHVKGNIERLPDYLEQNRLQFAQSGVLQPLDPQALLAELERTYAMAEERAIHDGEEEAERKDSDVTFF from the coding sequence ATGCACCTGTTATTTCCGGGTGCGCTGGGACTCGCCGGCGCGGCGGCGGTTTTGCTGGCCGGCGGCTGGAGTTGGGGCGCCGTGCTCGTCGCCTTGATGCTTGGCGCCGCCGGCATCGCCGCCGGCATGCGCATCGCGGCCAAGCAGGACGAATTGGTCCGCTCGCTCGATACCTACATGGCGCAACGGCAGCGCTTCGGCGGCATGCTGGTGCCGGTATGGGCCGCACAGATCGAGGCGTCGATGAGCCAGTCCGAAACCGCGGTATCGGAGCTGGTCGCCAGGTTTTCCGGCATCGTCGACAAGCTGGATCAAGTGGTCCTGGACTCCGGCACGGCGACGGCATCCATCGAAGATGGCGGCGATGGGCTGGTCGCAGTCTTCGCCCGCAGCGAACAAGAGCTCGGCGCGGTGATCGCCTCGCTTAAATCGGCCATGAGCAGCAAGGCGGCGATGCTGGAAAAAGTCCAGGGCCTGGACCGCTTCATCGAAGAGCTGCAACGGATGGCCGCCGATGTCGCCAGCATTGCCGCGCAGGCCAACCTGCTCGCCTTGAATGCCGCCATCGAGGCGGCCCGCGTCGGAGAGGCGGGCCGCGGCTTTGCGGTGGTCGCAAAAGAGTTCCGCAACCTGTCCACGCTGTCCGGCGAAACCGGCAAGCGCATCGCCGGGAAAGTCGATGTGATCAGCACGGCGATCGTCGCCACTTGCGAGGCGGCGCAAGAGTCGATGAGCAATGAAAGCCAGTCGATGTCCGTGTCGGAAGCGGCTATCGATTCGGTGCTGGCGGACTTCAGAAACATCACCGATGCCCTGGTCCGTTCCAGCAGCCTGCTCAAAGACGAAAGCATCGGCATCAAATCGGAAGTCGGGGAAGCGCTGGTGCAACTGCAGTTCCAGGATCGCATCAGCCAGATCATGAGCCATGTCAAGGGCAATATCGAGCGCCTGCCGGATTACCTGGAACAAAACCGTCTGCAATTTGCGCAAAGCGGCGTATTGCAGCCGCTTGATCCGCAAGCCTTGCTTGCCGAACTTGAACGGACTTACGCGATGGCGGAGGAACGCGCGATTCACGACGGCGAAGAGGAAGCAGAGCGGAAAGATAGCGACGTCACATTTTTCTAG
- a CDS encoding EAL and HDOD domain-containing protein, whose protein sequence is MNFLVREPLLDPKQRVLGYELSWRRPDGSVGAVADVEAIDLVRVAAECLCDADGNWLLGENLLFIQAGPALLAELALGALPPHKTVLCMLSQDLANTEHAAALQALRSAGYGIALRDAEALLHDKNLLLLASWVEIDFGEAAFASQARIHGALKQSTIRMVGRGISNWKEYDSCAALGVDAFVGNLYASQRPGTQSTGLNPVQSMILQLMDMVRKNTDVRQLEALLKRDAALSYKLLTYINSAGFGLGTEIQSLRHAVTMLGYSPLYRWLSVLLATASTSAQSPVLMQTAVVRGRFVELLGTSLLPKNEAENLFVAGMFSLLDRLLGMPMETVLENIPLTEQVNEALLKRQGIYGPFLTLAEACEQGNTGAIGALADSLFVSPAQVNEAHLSALAWAQSLKL, encoded by the coding sequence TTGAATTTTCTGGTACGTGAACCGCTGCTCGATCCGAAGCAGCGTGTTCTTGGTTATGAATTGAGTTGGCGCCGCCCTGACGGCAGCGTCGGTGCGGTGGCCGATGTAGAAGCGATCGACCTGGTGCGCGTCGCCGCCGAATGTCTGTGCGATGCTGATGGCAACTGGTTGCTGGGCGAGAACCTGCTTTTCATTCAAGCCGGCCCGGCGCTGCTGGCCGAGCTCGCGCTAGGGGCGCTGCCACCGCATAAAACCGTATTGTGCATGCTGTCGCAAGACCTCGCCAATACCGAGCACGCCGCCGCGCTGCAGGCCTTGCGCAGCGCCGGTTACGGCATCGCACTGAGGGATGCCGAGGCGCTGCTGCACGACAAGAACCTGCTGCTGCTGGCCTCGTGGGTGGAAATCGACTTCGGCGAAGCCGCATTCGCATCGCAGGCGCGGATCCATGGCGCGCTGAAGCAATCGACCATCCGCATGGTCGGGCGCGGCATCAGCAACTGGAAGGAATACGATTCCTGCGCTGCGCTTGGCGTCGATGCCTTTGTCGGCAACCTGTATGCCAGCCAGCGCCCCGGTACCCAGTCCACCGGGCTGAACCCGGTGCAGAGCATGATCCTGCAATTGATGGACATGGTGCGCAAGAACACCGATGTGCGCCAGCTGGAAGCGTTATTGAAACGCGACGCCGCGCTGTCCTACAAGCTGCTGACCTATATCAATTCGGCAGGATTCGGGCTCGGTACCGAGATCCAGTCGCTGCGTCATGCAGTGACCATGCTCGGCTATTCGCCCCTGTACCGCTGGCTGTCGGTGCTGCTGGCCACCGCCAGCACCAGCGCGCAGTCGCCGGTGCTGATGCAGACGGCGGTCGTGCGCGGCCGTTTCGTCGAGTTGCTGGGCACCAGCCTGCTGCCGAAGAACGAGGCGGAAAACCTGTTCGTTGCCGGCATGTTTTCGCTGCTGGATCGTTTGCTGGGCATGCCGATGGAAACCGTGCTGGAGAATATCCCGCTGACCGAGCAAGTGAACGAGGCGCTGCTCAAACGCCAGGGTATCTACGGGCCTTTCCTGACCCTGGCCGAAGCCTGCGAGCAGGGGAATACTGGCGCAATCGGCGCGCTGGCTGATTCGCTTTTTGTCAGTCCCGCGCAAGTCAACGAAGCACACCTGTCGGCGCTGGCCTGGGCGCAAAGCCTGAAGCTGTGA
- a CDS encoding STAS domain-containing protein — MTKAANPDSGASVLRIEGEMSIFRAAELKSMLLASLDNSATLEIDLSAVTEFDTAGVQLLMAAKKAAQARQRELRLTAHSAAVLEVFELFDLGAYFGDPVVIPPQAAPATGRASATASARASNES, encoded by the coding sequence ATGACAAAGGCGGCAAATCCCGACAGCGGCGCGTCCGTGCTGCGCATCGAGGGCGAGATGAGCATATTCCGGGCCGCCGAACTCAAGAGCATGCTGCTGGCGTCGCTGGACAACTCGGCGACGCTGGAAATCGACCTGTCCGCGGTCACCGAGTTCGACACCGCAGGCGTGCAGCTGTTGATGGCGGCAAAAAAAGCGGCGCAGGCGCGGCAGCGCGAACTGCGCCTGACGGCGCATAGCGCGGCCGTGCTCGAGGTTTTCGAGCTGTTCGACCTGGGCGCGTATTTCGGCGACCCGGTCGTCATTCCGCCACAGGCGGCGCCGGCAACGGGCCGCGCCTCCGCCACTGCATCAGCGAGGGCTTCCAATGAATCTTGA
- a CDS encoding chemotaxis protein CheA, translated as MNLDSALQTFIVESRELLEEMENALLTVEQTQARDETVNAIFRAAHTIKGSAGLFSLDHIVAFTHVVESVLDQVRDGRIEVVDDLIVLLLSCSDHIGALIDAVESKPIGTDEATAQRGVALVAQLRGFGAGIQPQAELPAELSVVAAPPAAETFERIDGAAGEPDQWHISLRFGGDVLRNGMDPLSFIRYLGTLGRITGIVTLPDAAPGLEELDPEYCYLGFEIAFASDADKSAIENVFEFVRDDCHIRILPPNSRIAEYIRLIRELPEENARLGEILVRCGTLTQNELDATLDAQSAQPGDAPAQPIGAILVEQGMVQPAVVEAALAKQKHVKELKAQENSSIRVDADKLDQLINLVGELIIAAASANLVARRAQNNELQESTSTLSHLVEEVRDSALQLRMVKIGATFNRFQRVVHDVSRETGKSIELSVSGEETELDKTVVEKIADPLTHLVRNAIDHGIEAADARIARGKPAQGSVKLNAYHDSGCIVIEVSDDGGGLRHDKILEKAIERGLIEPGRNLADAEIYNLIFEPGFSTADQVTNLSGRGVGMDVVKRNIAALRGSVEVSSVEGAGTTVTVRLPLTLAIIDGFLVGLGKSVFVIPLDMIEECVEFSAEPGHDYTNLRGEVLPFIRLRELFKVEGAAGRRQSIVVLKHAGRKAGLVVDNLLGEFQTVIKPLGTLFNRVDCISGSSILGTGEVALILDVTALFRTIEEKDTRQMAA; from the coding sequence ATGAATCTTGACAGTGCGCTGCAGACCTTCATCGTCGAAAGCCGCGAATTGCTGGAAGAAATGGAAAACGCGCTGCTGACGGTCGAACAGACGCAAGCCAGGGATGAGACGGTCAATGCGATCTTCCGCGCCGCGCACACTATCAAGGGTTCCGCCGGCCTGTTCAGCCTCGACCATATCGTCGCCTTCACGCACGTGGTCGAGAGCGTGCTCGATCAGGTGCGGGACGGCAGGATCGAGGTCGTGGATGACTTGATTGTCCTGCTGCTGTCATGCAGCGACCATATCGGGGCGCTGATCGATGCGGTGGAAAGCAAGCCGATCGGGACGGACGAGGCGACCGCGCAGCGCGGCGTCGCGCTCGTCGCGCAGCTGCGCGGCTTTGGGGCCGGAATCCAGCCGCAGGCGGAGTTGCCGGCGGAGCTGTCGGTGGTTGCGGCGCCGCCGGCAGCCGAAACCTTCGAACGCATCGACGGCGCGGCGGGCGAGCCTGACCAATGGCATATCTCCCTGCGCTTCGGCGGCGACGTGTTGCGCAACGGCATGGATCCGCTGTCGTTCATACGCTACCTGGGCACGCTGGGCAGGATCACCGGCATCGTTACCTTGCCGGACGCGGCGCCGGGCCTGGAAGAGCTGGATCCGGAGTATTGCTATCTCGGCTTCGAGATTGCGTTTGCGAGCGACGCCGACAAGTCGGCCATCGAAAACGTCTTTGAATTCGTGCGCGACGACTGTCATATTCGCATCCTGCCGCCGAACAGCCGGATTGCGGAATACATCCGGCTGATCCGCGAGCTGCCCGAAGAAAATGCCAGGTTGGGCGAAATACTGGTGCGTTGCGGCACCCTGACGCAGAACGAGCTCGACGCGACGCTCGATGCGCAATCGGCGCAGCCGGGCGACGCGCCGGCGCAACCGATCGGCGCGATCCTGGTCGAACAAGGCATGGTGCAGCCCGCCGTGGTCGAGGCCGCGCTGGCCAAGCAAAAGCATGTCAAGGAGTTGAAGGCGCAGGAAAACAGCTCGATCCGGGTCGATGCCGACAAGCTCGACCAATTGATCAATCTGGTCGGCGAATTGATTATCGCGGCGGCGAGCGCCAACCTGGTCGCGCGGCGCGCGCAGAACAACGAGCTGCAGGAAAGCACGTCGACGCTGTCCCATCTGGTCGAGGAGGTGCGCGACAGCGCGCTGCAGCTGCGCATGGTCAAGATCGGCGCGACCTTCAACCGCTTTCAGCGTGTCGTCCATGACGTGTCGCGGGAAACCGGCAAGAGCATCGAACTTTCCGTGAGCGGCGAGGAGACCGAACTCGACAAGACGGTCGTGGAAAAGATCGCCGATCCCCTGACCCACCTGGTGCGCAATGCGATCGACCACGGCATCGAAGCGGCGGACGCGCGCATCGCGCGCGGCAAGCCGGCCCAAGGCAGCGTCAAGCTCAACGCCTATCACGACTCCGGCTGCATCGTCATCGAAGTCAGCGACGACGGCGGCGGCCTGCGCCACGACAAGATCCTGGAGAAAGCGATCGAACGCGGCTTGATCGAGCCAGGCCGCAACCTTGCCGATGCCGAGATCTACAACCTGATTTTCGAGCCGGGATTTTCCACCGCCGACCAGGTCACCAACCTGTCGGGACGCGGCGTCGGGATGGACGTGGTGAAGCGCAACATCGCCGCGCTGCGCGGCAGCGTCGAGGTCAGCAGCGTGGAAGGCGCTGGCACGACGGTCACGGTGCGCCTGCCGCTTACGCTCGCCATCATCGACGGCTTCCTGGTCGGACTCGGCAAATCGGTATTCGTCATCCCTCTCGATATGATCGAAGAATGCGTCGAATTTTCGGCGGAACCCGGCCACGACTACACCAACCTGCGCGGCGAAGTGCTGCCGTTCATCCGGCTGCGCGAATTGTTCAAGGTGGAAGGCGCGGCCGGGCGCCGCCAAAGCATCGTGGTGCTCAAGCACGCCGGCCGCAAGGCCGGATTGGTGGTGGATAACCTGCTCGGCGAATTCCAGACCGTGATCAAGCCGCTCGGCACGTTGTTCAACCGGGTCGATTGCATCAGCGGCTCCAGCATACTCGGCACCGGTGAGGTGGCGCTCATTCTCGATGTCACCGCCTTGTTCAGGACCATAGAAGAAAAGGACACGCGGCAGATGGCCGCCTGA
- a CDS encoding methyl-accepting chemotaxis protein — protein MFSNVKIGVRLIVGFVLVAAISIVVGAIGISNASKLSDMSDEMYLNELLGLSYIKEANINLIYIGRARSNFLLATSQEERERHLASLTKSSTAVKEYLDKAKPLFVTDRAKEIFASFEKTQEEYQKEMQQALTLAAAEKLQQRSEALTQSLQAVRSKENALDDMITELTKQKEARAKANAAETTLMYERSRTLMSSAIAIGVLLGLALGFFISRSVTRPLERAVGAADRLAEGDLTVKIESTAKDETGQLLQSMQKMVEKLSQVVADVSGGAHALANASEEVSATAQSLSQASSEQAAGVEETSASIEQMTASISQNTENAKVTDGMASKAAKEAMEGGEAVKSTVAAMQQIAKKIGIIDDIAYQTNLLALNAAIEAARAGEHGKGFAVVAAEVRKLAERSQVAAQEIGEVAASSVGLAEKAGKLLDEMVPNIKKTSDLVQEITAASEEQSSGVAQINSAVGQLSQTTQQNASSSEELAATAEEMSSQAEQLQQTMAFFKLEKARNAQFAPAHKTAQAQKAMSRNPGGVKMAGNLVLAATSELDEAQFSKY, from the coding sequence GTGTTTTCGAACGTGAAAATCGGAGTAAGGCTGATAGTCGGATTCGTGCTGGTTGCGGCGATCAGCATCGTGGTGGGCGCCATCGGCATTTCGAATGCAAGCAAGCTCAGCGACATGTCCGACGAAATGTATCTGAATGAATTGCTTGGACTATCCTACATCAAGGAAGCCAACATCAACCTGATCTATATCGGGCGTGCACGTTCGAATTTTCTTCTTGCTACCTCGCAGGAAGAGAGGGAGCGTCATTTGGCTTCGCTCACTAAGTCCAGCACCGCAGTCAAGGAATACCTGGACAAGGCCAAGCCCTTGTTCGTCACTGACCGCGCAAAGGAAATTTTCGCCTCGTTCGAAAAAACCCAGGAAGAGTATCAAAAGGAAATGCAACAAGCCCTGACGCTTGCGGCGGCCGAGAAGTTACAGCAGCGCAGCGAGGCATTGACCCAATCGCTCCAGGCCGTCCGCAGCAAGGAAAATGCCTTGGATGACATGATCACTGAATTGACCAAGCAAAAAGAGGCGCGGGCGAAAGCCAATGCGGCGGAAACGACGCTCATGTACGAACGCAGCCGGACCTTGATGAGCAGCGCAATCGCAATTGGCGTGCTGTTAGGGCTCGCCCTGGGATTTTTCATCAGCCGCAGCGTGACGCGCCCGCTGGAGCGGGCCGTGGGAGCGGCCGACCGCCTGGCCGAAGGCGATTTGACGGTGAAGATCGAATCGACCGCCAAGGATGAGACCGGTCAACTGCTGCAATCGATGCAAAAAATGGTCGAAAAACTCTCGCAAGTAGTGGCGGACGTCAGCGGCGGCGCCCATGCGCTTGCCAATGCTTCCGAGGAAGTGAGCGCAACGGCGCAATCGCTGTCACAGGCTTCCAGCGAACAGGCCGCCGGTGTGGAAGAAACCAGCGCGTCGATCGAGCAGATGACGGCATCGATCTCGCAAAACACCGAGAATGCAAAAGTTACCGACGGCATGGCCAGCAAGGCGGCCAAGGAAGCCATGGAAGGCGGCGAAGCAGTCAAATCGACGGTCGCGGCTATGCAGCAGATCGCCAAGAAGATCGGCATTATCGACGACATCGCTTACCAGACTAACTTGCTGGCCTTGAACGCTGCCATCGAGGCGGCGCGCGCCGGCGAACACGGCAAGGGCTTTGCGGTGGTGGCCGCCGAGGTGCGCAAGCTGGCTGAACGCAGCCAGGTGGCGGCGCAGGAAATCGGCGAAGTCGCTGCCAGCAGCGTTGGCCTGGCCGAGAAGGCGGGCAAGCTGCTCGATGAGATGGTGCCGAACATCAAGAAGACTTCCGACCTGGTGCAGGAAATCACGGCGGCGTCGGAAGAGCAGTCGTCCGGGGTCGCCCAGATCAATTCGGCGGTGGGGCAACTGAGCCAGACCACCCAGCAAAACGCCTCGAGTTCGGAAGAACTGGCGGCGACGGCGGAGGAAATGAGCAGCCAGGCGGAACAATTGCAGCAGACCATGGCCTTCTTCAAGCTGGAAAAAGCCAGGAACGCGCAATTTGCGCCGGCGCACAAAACCGCCCAGGCGCAAAAGGCGATGTCCAGAAACCCTGGCGGCGTCAAGATGGCCGGCAATCTTGTGCTGGCCGCTACGTCCGAATTGGACGAGGCACAATTCAGCAAATACTAA
- a CDS encoding protein-glutamate methylesterase/protein-glutamine glutaminase — translation MNRIKVMVVDDSAVVRQVLTGLLGADPGIEVTGAAADPLLAMEKMKACWPDVIVLDVEMPRMDGITFLRKIMQERPTPVVICSTLTEKGAQTTIAALAAGAAAIIAKPRLGLKQFLHDACDDLVAAVKGAARANVKRLIPRAESMPAAPLKHTADVILAPGANRALMQTTERVVAIGTSTGGTQALEEILVSLPGVSPGIVVVQHMPEKFTAAFAARLDGLCQVAVKEAQNNDRVIQGRVLIAPGGKHMLLRSSGAQYFVEVVDGPLVNRHRPSVDVLFRSAAKCAGANALGIIMTGMGDDGAAGLLEMRKAGAHTIAQDEESCVVYGMPREAVKRGAVEKTVPLNGIGRVIVQQLSAFTA, via the coding sequence ATGAACCGCATCAAAGTCATGGTCGTGGACGATTCCGCCGTCGTGCGCCAGGTGCTTACCGGCTTGCTCGGCGCCGATCCCGGCATCGAGGTCACTGGCGCCGCCGCCGATCCGCTGCTGGCGATGGAAAAGATGAAAGCCTGCTGGCCCGACGTGATCGTGCTGGACGTCGAAATGCCGCGCATGGACGGCATCACCTTTCTCAGGAAAATCATGCAAGAGCGGCCGACGCCGGTCGTGATCTGTTCCACGCTGACGGAAAAGGGGGCGCAGACGACGATAGCGGCGCTTGCCGCCGGCGCGGCCGCGATCATCGCGAAGCCCAGGCTCGGCCTCAAGCAATTCCTCCACGACGCTTGCGACGATCTGGTTGCGGCAGTCAAGGGCGCGGCGCGCGCCAACGTCAAGCGCTTGATTCCGCGCGCCGAATCCATGCCGGCGGCGCCGCTCAAGCACACGGCGGACGTGATCCTGGCGCCTGGCGCGAATCGCGCGCTGATGCAAACCACCGAACGCGTGGTGGCGATCGGCACTTCCACCGGCGGTACGCAAGCTTTGGAAGAGATACTCGTGTCGCTTCCCGGGGTGTCGCCCGGCATTGTCGTCGTGCAGCATATGCCGGAGAAATTCACCGCCGCGTTTGCCGCGCGGCTCGACGGCTTGTGCCAGGTCGCCGTCAAGGAGGCGCAAAACAATGACCGCGTCATCCAGGGTAGGGTGTTGATTGCGCCGGGCGGCAAGCACATGCTGCTGCGCAGCAGCGGCGCGCAGTATTTCGTCGAAGTGGTCGATGGTCCGCTGGTGAACCGGCATCGGCCTTCGGTCGATGTGCTGTTCCGTTCGGCGGCGAAGTGCGCCGGCGCCAATGCGCTGGGCATCATCATGACAGGCATGGGCGACGATGGCGCGGCCGGTTTGCTGGAGATGCGCAAGGCCGGCGCGCATACGATTGCGCAGGACGAGGAAAGCTGCGTGGTGTATGGCATGCCCAGGGAAGCGGTCAAACGGGGTGCGGTGGAGAAAACGGTGCCGCTGAACGGCATCGGCAGGGTGATAGTGCAGCAGCTTTCCGCTTTCACGGCATGA
- a CDS encoding helix-turn-helix domain-containing protein codes for MEHAKKPTTAEELGIRLGQKIARYRKEKRMTQAMLAEIVCVDKETISRFERGTALPSLLRLFEIAQALEVGVGDLLAEASSLAQDTERSVAGIFDEISPADQKLLGQISGLLRNRK; via the coding sequence ATGGAACATGCAAAAAAACCGACAACGGCGGAAGAGCTTGGAATTCGTCTGGGCCAAAAAATTGCCAGGTACAGGAAAGAAAAAAGAATGACGCAAGCGATGCTTGCCGAAATCGTGTGCGTGGATAAGGAGACGATTTCCCGCTTTGAGCGTGGAACGGCGCTGCCCTCGCTGTTGCGGCTATTCGAGATCGCGCAGGCGCTTGAGGTCGGCGTGGGCGATTTGCTTGCCGAGGCAAGTTCGCTTGCGCAGGATACGGAACGTTCCGTGGCGGGGATATTTGACGAGATCAGTCCGGCAGATCAGAAGCTTTTGGGGCAGATCTCCGGCCTTTTAAGGAACAGGAAATAA